In Acidimicrobiales bacterium, the DNA window GGAGCGCCGTGGTGGCGGTGGCCACGACGTCCGGCGAGCGTGACACGGCCGGTTCCGGGTCGTCCTCCCGGTTCAGCCCGTACGCGATCAGGAGGAGCATGGCGAGCACGGCCGCGGTGAGCACCGCCAACAGCACGAGGCGGCCGCGTCCGGCCCGGTCCCGGCCCGACGGCGCGAGCGGGGGAGGGGACTCGGCCGCGGCGTGGCCGAGGGGGGCGGCGATCACGGCCGTCCCGGTGTCGACGACCGCCGTGGCCGGCTCGGGTGCCCTCGTCGAGGCGTGGCGCAGTCGGTCGGCGAGCTCGGAGGCGGCGGGGCGCACGGCCGGGTCCTTGGCCAGGGCCGCGCCGCAGGCGTCGGCGAGCTCGGCCGGGACGGTCGGCGCCACGGCCCGGATGTCGGGCGCGGCCTGGTGGACGTGGCCGAGGGCGACCTCCGCGGGGGTGTCGCCCCCGAAGGCCGGCTGGCCTGTGAGGGCCTCGTACAACACGGCGCCGAGCGAGTACACGTCGCTGGCCGGGGTGGCCGAGCGCCCTTGGACCCGTTCGGGCGCGAGGTAGGCGGCGGTGCCGATGATGAGGCCGGTGGCGGTGAGGGGTGCGCCGCTCCCCGAGGCGGCGATGCCGAAGTCGAGCACCTTGGCCCCGTTCGGCGTGAGCATGAGGTTGGCGGGCTTCACGTCGCGGTGCACCACCCTGCGCTCGTGAGCCGCGGCCAGAGCCTCGGCGGCCTCGGCCATGACCGCGGCGGCCTCGTCCGGGGGGAGGGCACCGCGGCGCAAACGGTGCGCCAGGGTCTCGCCCTCGAGGAGCTCCATGACGAGGAACATGCGGTCGTCGGCCCCGCCGTAGTCGTAGACCACGGCGAGGTGCGGGTGGCTCAGCCGCGCCGCGGTCTGCGCCTCCCGCTCGAACCGGGCCGCGGCGACCGGGTCGTCGGCGTGGAGGTTCTGGAGCAGCTTCACCGCCACCCGGCGGTGCAGGACGAGGTCCTCGGCCTCCCACACGCTGCCCATGCCGCCGGCACCGATGAGACGGTGCAGGCGATAGCGCTCCGAGAGCACGGTGTCGCGATCGGGCACGGCGACCTGCGCCCTCGCGGTCTCGCCTTCCAACGCCTCCTCCTCGAGTCCCTCGGGCCGTGGTCGGAGTCCTCCTACCCCGCTCCGGCCCCGCTCACCCCTCGGTGAAGTGCTCGGTGAGGCCACTGACCGCCAACAGGCGTCGAGCCTGCGGGCGCAGGCCACGCAGCACGAAGCTCGCGCCGCACGCCTCGGCCGAGTCCTTCGAGCGCAGGAGCAGCCGGAGACCGCTCGAGTCGATGAACAGGACGCCGCTCAGGTCGACGAGCACGACCTGCGCGGGCACCTCCTCGAGCTCGAGGCGGAGACGGGTGAAGAGGTCCTCGGCGTTGGCGTGGTCGATCTCACCGGCCAGGGCGATCTCGAGGGTGCCGTCGCGCGAGGAACTCGACCATGCACTGTGCGGCAACGCCACCATCGGCCTCGACCTCCTGAGTGTCCTGCTTCGTCCACGGGCTTGCGAACGGAGGGACAGGGGTCAGGGTCCGACCGGGCTGCTCCCGACGCTATCGGGAGATGAACCCGGCGACTACCACCCTGTGGGTGGGTCGACCCCGTCGGCCAGGAGCCCGGCGGCGACGTCGGCCACGGCGGCCCGTTCGGAGCGGGCACGGCGTCGAAGCCGGTTGAAGGCCTCGACGGTGTCGACGCCCAGGCTGGCCATGAGGTAGCCGACCGCCCGCTCGATGACCACACGGTTGTCCAGCGCGTACTGGAGCTGCTCGACGAGCTGGTCGCCGCGGAGGGTCCGGAGGGCCTGCTCGAGGAGTGCGCTGAAGCTGCGCGCCAGGGTGCGGGCCGCGTGGAGGTCGCTCTCGTCCCACTCGCGTGGGGCGGCGTCGTAGATGTTGAGCGAGCCCACCGGCGCGCCGCCGAGCAGCACCGGGGCGCCGACGATGCTGCGGACGCCAGCGGGCACGACCACCGCCGAGACGGTGGGCCACCGCTCGTCCAGGGCGAGATCGCCGGAGACCACGGCCTCGTTGACCACGACGCAGTCGATGCACGGTCCGACGCCCTTCTCCTCCTGGACCTGTTCGAGGAGTCGGGCCGCTTCGTCGGTCGCGCTGACGTAGCGGAGCACGGCGCCCTCGTCGGCGAGCATGATGCCCGTCCCCGTCGCCGACATCAGCTCGGTGATGGAGGCGGCGGCGTCGGAGAGGACCGGCGACAGCTCATTGCTCTCGAGCTCGATGGCGCCGAGCGCGTCGACGGCTCGGCGGAGGCTGTCCGGGTCGACGTGCATGGCCAGCACGGTACCCATCTGCTGCCGTACGCTGACGCCGTGCCACCGCCGCAGATCGGGGGCTACACCGATCTGGTGCAGGTCGCCAAGGGTGGGTTCGGGGTGGTCTACCGCGCCCGCCAAGAGCGTTTCGATCGCGTCGTAGCCGTGAAGGTCCTCTCCGTCGTCGACCTCACGGAGCGGGACCGGGAGCGCTTCGACCGCGAATGCCGCGCCATGGGCGCGCTTTCGTGGCATCCCCACGTCGTGGCCGTGTACGACTCCGGCGTGGCCGACGACGGCCACCCCTTCCTGGCCATGGAGTACCTGTCCGGCGGCAGCATGGGCGACCGCCTGAGCATCGCCCCCTTCCCGTGGAAGGAGGCGGTGAGCGTCGGGGTGCAGGTGGCGGGTGCGCTCGGCGCCGCCCACGCGGCCGGCACGCTCCACCGGGACCTCAAGCCCGAGAACCTCCTCGTCGGTCCGTTCGGGGAGGCCAAGCTGGGCGACTTCGGCATCGCCGCGGTCGATGGCTCGTCGGGCACGACCACCGGTACGGCCTCGCTCACCGTCGCCCACGTCGCTCCCGAGCTCCTCGCCGGCGACCGTCCCGACGAGCGCTCGGACATCTACGGCCTCGCCTCGACCCTCCACACGCTGATCGTGGGCCGACCGCCCTTCGTCGAGCAGCACGGCGAGCCCGTCGCCGCCATCATCACGCGGGTCCTGCGCTCGCCGGCGCCCCCTGCGGCCGGTGCTCCCGACGACCTCGCCGCGCTGCTGCAGCAGTGCCTCGCGAAGGATCCTGCGGCCCGCCCGCAGACGGCGGCGGCGTTCGGTCGACGCCTCCAGGAGGTCCAGGCGGCCCACGGTCTGGCGGTCACCGAGCTGCGCCTGGCCCCCCACAGCACCCCGGACGACCCGGCCCCGACGGCCGAGGGCGCGGGTGACTCCTCGCCGACGGTCATGGGCATCCCCACCGTGCCCCCGCCCGAGACGCCCGCCCCCGCGGCCCCTGCCCCGTCGGCGCCCGAGCCCGAGCCCGAGCCCGAGCTCGCACCGCCGCCGCCGGCGCCCGAACCGCCGCCGGCGGCGCCCGAACCAGAGCCTCTCGTCGAGGCTCCCGCTGCCGAGCGAACGTCGGGGCCCGAGCCCGCCGCCCGCTCCGCCCCGCCCGCGCCCCGGTCGGGCTCGCGCTCACGGGGTGTCCTGGTGGGGGCCCTGCTGGTGCTCGTCGTCCTCGTCGCGGGAGCGATCGTCGTCGGGCTGTCCCGCTCGGGCTCCGACTCGCCATCCGACGATGTCGCGGGTCCCTCGACCAGCACGCCGACCAGCACCCCGCCCAGCACCGAACGCGACGGCGGGCCGGTCCCGTTCACCGAGCCCGCGGTGGTGGCGTCGGTCGGGGTCGACCCGGACCCGGTCGGCGTCGCCGCGACCGGGACCGACCTGTGGGTCACCCACAGCGTCGACGCCGGCGTGGTGACCCGCATCGATGCCACCACCGACCAGGTCATCGAGCGCATCCCGGTGGGACGCTCGCCCCGGGGCGTGGCGGCCACGGCCGACGCGGTCTGGGTCACGAACTTCGACGACGACACCGTGGATCGCATCGACCCCACCTCGGGTGACGTGGTCGACACCCTGGCGGCGGGGCCGTCGCCGCGTGGGGTGTCCGCCACCGACACCGCCGTGTGGGTGACGAACTTCGATGACGCCACCGTCACCCGCATCGACCCGTCGTCCGGTGCCATCGTGGCCACGGTGGACGTCGGGAGCGAGCCCCTGCGGGTCGAGGCGACCGACGAGCAGGTGTGGGTCACCAACAGCGCGGGGGACACCGTCACCCGCATCGACCCTGCCACGGACCAGGTGGTGGCCACGGTCACCGTGGGCGCGCGACCGCACAGCGTCGTCTTCAGCGACGGGGCGGTGTGGGCCTCGAGCTTCGAGTCCGGCACCGTCTCGCGCATCGACCCCGCCACCAACGACGTCGCCGCCACCATCGACCTCGGCCCCGGCATCGGCTCGATGGTGGTGTCCGACGACGCGCTCTGGGTCACGAACACCACCGACGGCACCCTCACCCGGATCGGCCTCGCCGACGACGCCGTCCAGGCGACCATCCCGACCGCACGCGGGGCCGCCGGGATGGCGCTGGCCGATGGGGCCGTCTGGGTCGCCAACACCGGCGCCGACGACGTGTCCAGGGTCGAGCCCGCCAGCGGCTGAGGCGGCGGGCGAGGTCTAGGTCAGCCGACCGCGGGGCACTGCTCGGGCTTCTCGAGCTCGGGCGGCTCCGACCACGAGCCGTGGTCCCATCCCTCGACCGGTGTGACGGGCTCGTCGAGGTGCTCATCGATCCACTGGAGCACCGGCGTGGCGAGGCGCACGACCCCGGCCGGGCACAGGTGCAGGCCGAGGTCGTCGGTGCGGCGGATGCGCACCGGCACGCCACCGGGGCCCGGGAGGGTCTCGGTGAACCCGCCGGTGGGGTCGTTCACGTAGGTGCCCGCATTGATGAAGTCCACCGCCGGGTTGCGCTCGGTCAGCGCGATCAGCTCGCGGTTCAGGCTCATCAGGTTCACCGTGCGCTGCTCCTCGCGGGCGGCGGCGGGCCCGATGAACAGCACCTCGGCACCCCCACTGGTCAGGAGCTCGACGAAGGGATCGAGCTGCTCGGTGGCGTAGGCGTCGAACCCGGCGGCGTCATGGGGGTGGAAGTCGGGGGAGAGCACCTCCCACGAGCCCACGTGCACGACGACGAGATCGGGGTCTTGCTCCTCGATGGTGTCGGCCCAGGCCTGTCGGGCGGCCGCGTCGCCGCTGATGCGGGCCTGCGCGAGGTAGTGGGCGTCCGCCTGGTCGCCGAGGGCGGCGATCACCCCCGGGGCGAGGTTGCCCATCACGGAGTCGCCCCCGAGGACGATCCGGGGCCGGCCGGCCGTCGCGTCGGGGCCCCCGGCCGTGGTGCCGGGGCCGGCGGCCACGGTGGTCGTCGGGTCCACCGACGCCGCGTCGTCACCGCTCGAACACGCCGCTCCGGTGGCCAGCGCGAACACGAGGACGAGCCATGGCCACCGGTTCACCCGGAGAATTTCGCAGGTGTCCGGGCCCGGCGCACGTCAGGGCCGGCGTTTTCTCAGTAGTCGACCGGCCGGCGTCGGCTGCGGCGAGGGCTGACCACCCCGACTTCGATCCCGCCCGTGCGCTCGCTGATGGCGTTGTAGAGCGCCGTGGTGGCGAGGGCGAGGGCCACCCCGAGGGGCACGAGGACCACGCCGGCGGCGACGGCCGTCCAGAACACCTCGTCACCGGCGAGGTCTCGCTCGCCGGGGGACCAGCCCGCGAGGGCGGCCAGGTTCCAGGCGGCGACGCCGACGAACACGGCGCCGACGTACAGGCCGAGGAACAGCGGCCAGGCCACGCGCGACACCGAGCGGTAGCTCACTCGACGAACGACGAGATCGCCGACCAGCAGACGCCGGTGCTCGTGGCCACCCCCGCCCGCCGCG includes these proteins:
- a CDS encoding protein kinase — translated: MEGETARAQVAVPDRDTVLSERYRLHRLIGAGGMGSVWEAEDLVLHRRVAVKLLQNLHADDPVAAARFEREAQTAARLSHPHLAVVYDYGGADDRMFLVMELLEGETLAHRLRRGALPPDEAAAVMAEAAEALAAAHERRVVHRDVKPANLMLTPNGAKVLDFGIAASGSGAPLTATGLIIGTAAYLAPERVQGRSATPASDVYSLGAVLYEALTGQPAFGGDTPAEVALGHVHQAAPDIRAVAPTVPAELADACGAALAKDPAVRPAASELADRLRHASTRAPEPATAVVDTGTAVIAAPLGHAAAESPPPLAPSGRDRAGRGRLVLLAVLTAAVLAMLLLIAYGLNREDDPEPAVSRSPDVVATATTALPAATTAATAPPTTAAPATTAAPTTAAPTTAAPADAEAALGDAALAYLAALDAGDLDGAWARTSPEFQRRQDRESWSSFWSGFDSIEVVGPVQVEGRPGGVTVPVSFDGRTERYRMTLVEGPTGWLVDGPVGRERGRHGDRDRDDGPDRRGGEDEDG
- a CDS encoding STAS domain-containing protein — protein: MVALPHSAWSSSSRDGTLEIALAGEIDHANAEDLFTRLRLELEEVPAQVVLVDLSGVLFIDSSGLRLLLRSKDSAEACGASFVLRGLRPQARRLLAVSGLTEHFTEG
- a CDS encoding ANTAR domain-containing protein; protein product: MHVDPDSLRRAVDALGAIELESNELSPVLSDAAASITELMSATGTGIMLADEGAVLRYVSATDEAARLLEQVQEEKGVGPCIDCVVVNEAVVSGDLALDERWPTVSAVVVPAGVRSIVGAPVLLGGAPVGSLNIYDAAPREWDESDLHAARTLARSFSALLEQALRTLRGDQLVEQLQYALDNRVVIERAVGYLMASLGVDTVEAFNRLRRRARSERAAVADVAAGLLADGVDPPTGW
- a CDS encoding protein kinase is translated as MPPPQIGGYTDLVQVAKGGFGVVYRARQERFDRVVAVKVLSVVDLTERDRERFDRECRAMGALSWHPHVVAVYDSGVADDGHPFLAMEYLSGGSMGDRLSIAPFPWKEAVSVGVQVAGALGAAHAAGTLHRDLKPENLLVGPFGEAKLGDFGIAAVDGSSGTTTGTASLTVAHVAPELLAGDRPDERSDIYGLASTLHTLIVGRPPFVEQHGEPVAAIITRVLRSPAPPAAGAPDDLAALLQQCLAKDPAARPQTAAAFGRRLQEVQAAHGLAVTELRLAPHSTPDDPAPTAEGAGDSSPTVMGIPTVPPPETPAPAAPAPSAPEPEPEPELAPPPPAPEPPPAAPEPEPLVEAPAAERTSGPEPAARSAPPAPRSGSRSRGVLVGALLVLVVLVAGAIVVGLSRSGSDSPSDDVAGPSTSTPTSTPPSTERDGGPVPFTEPAVVASVGVDPDPVGVAATGTDLWVTHSVDAGVVTRIDATTDQVIERIPVGRSPRGVAATADAVWVTNFDDDTVDRIDPTSGDVVDTLAAGPSPRGVSATDTAVWVTNFDDATVTRIDPSSGAIVATVDVGSEPLRVEATDEQVWVTNSAGDTVTRIDPATDQVVATVTVGARPHSVVFSDGAVWASSFESGTVSRIDPATNDVAATIDLGPGIGSMVVSDDALWVTNTTDGTLTRIGLADDAVQATIPTARGAAGMALADGAVWVANTGADDVSRVEPASG